Proteins encoded in a region of the Acidobacteriota bacterium genome:
- a CDS encoding FAD binding domain-containing protein yields the protein MSDLPAFSYFRPRTLRAALQAIARPGACIYAGGTDVIVALSTQQPWTRFVREIVDIKGVTDATGVSDLGTHLRIGALVTAHELSSNPLVRRHARVLAEAAAQTSAPALRRRATVGGNITTPHAAGDITTALLALDAMVVVADRQSCDHSPLADFMSAQAAEWPLQRLVVAVHVPKCRHSAFEKVGARMAFSRSLAAAGVAEFSGGVRVALGGLGGRPFLAPTVAASFGNRSRRDEALRAVCHVHADSLSDYAYRLRVAGVVLGRAVARVGAR from the coding sequence ATGTCCGACCTTCCCGCCTTTTCCTACTTCCGACCACGCACCTTGCGAGCAGCGCTTCAGGCCATTGCCCGTCCTGGTGCCTGCATCTACGCGGGCGGTACCGACGTGATCGTCGCGCTGTCCACGCAACAGCCATGGACACGGTTCGTCCGCGAGATCGTGGACATCAAAGGCGTCACCGACGCCACTGGTGTGTCCGATCTGGGCACCCACCTGCGTATCGGCGCGCTCGTCACGGCCCACGAACTGTCGTCCAACCCCTTGGTGCGCCGGCACGCGCGCGTACTGGCGGAGGCGGCCGCGCAGACCTCCGCACCGGCCCTGCGGCGACGCGCCACGGTGGGTGGCAACATCACCACGCCGCATGCCGCCGGAGACATCACGACGGCGCTGCTGGCACTCGATGCCATGGTGGTGGTTGCGGACCGCCAGTCGTGCGACCACTCCCCGCTGGCAGACTTCATGAGCGCGCAGGCCGCCGAGTGGCCGCTCCAGCGGTTGGTGGTGGCGGTGCACGTGCCCAAGTGCAGGCACAGCGCGTTTGAGAAGGTCGGCGCCAGGATGGCCTTCAGCCGATCCTTGGCGGCCGCAGGCGTGGCTGAATTCAGCGGCGGCGTTCGGGTCGCCCTCGGAGGGCTTGGCGGGCGGCCATTCCTGGCGCCCACCGTGGCCGCGTCGTTCGGCAATCGCTCCCGCCGTGATGAGGCGCTACGCGCGGTCTGCCATGTCCACGCCGACAGCCTGTCGGACTACGCGTATCGCCTTCGCGTGGCCGGCGTCGTGCTTGGACGCGCCGTGGCGCGCGTGGGGGCACGATGA
- a CDS encoding glycosyltransferase — MSRAALAQSPRVSVLTATFNAAGFIETTLASALRQTFGDFELVVIDDGSSDGTVEVVARLMAADARIRLIRQMNRGPSATRNRAILESRGELIAFLDHDDLWLPDKLARQVALIDARPEVGVVSCYSAVIDARHRCLGWRLGGDANGNVADEMIEWDMVSGGSVALMRREALEQVGHLDETLRFREDWDLWIRLARHVRFATVPCTLVGYTRSPGSESRNYQQMALEGQRVLEKARRDDPRVTTQRLRFCQARDLFAMAVFCAIDGEVSAAWRFLRRSVATSPAPVLRSPKRWAFVGVLILQTILPPAAFARVFGLLNRMSFHLQPGQPFHQLADVQR; from the coding sequence GTGAGCCGCGCTGCCCTGGCGCAGTCGCCACGGGTCAGCGTGTTGACGGCCACATTCAACGCGGCCGGCTTCATCGAGACCACGCTGGCCAGCGCGCTTCGCCAGACCTTCGGCGATTTCGAGCTTGTGGTCATCGACGACGGGTCGAGTGACGGCACGGTTGAGGTCGTCGCGCGCCTCATGGCGGCCGACGCCCGCATCCGGCTCATTCGCCAGATGAACCGAGGGCCGAGCGCGACACGTAACCGGGCGATTCTCGAATCCCGTGGCGAGCTGATCGCGTTTCTCGACCACGACGATCTCTGGCTGCCCGACAAGCTCGCTCGGCAGGTGGCGCTTATTGACGCGCGCCCCGAGGTGGGCGTGGTGTCGTGTTACTCGGCCGTGATCGATGCGAGGCACCGATGCCTGGGCTGGCGCCTGGGCGGCGACGCCAACGGCAACGTGGCCGACGAGATGATCGAGTGGGACATGGTCTCTGGCGGCAGCGTGGCGCTCATGCGTCGTGAGGCGTTGGAGCAGGTCGGCCACCTTGATGAGACCCTGCGATTCCGTGAGGACTGGGATCTCTGGATCCGGCTGGCCCGCCACGTCCGGTTCGCGACGGTGCCCTGCACACTCGTGGGATATACCCGCAGTCCGGGCAGTGAGTCCCGCAACTATCAGCAGATGGCGCTTGAAGGGCAGCGGGTTCTTGAGAAAGCGCGGCGTGACGATCCACGCGTCACCACCCAACGCCTTCGGTTCTGTCAGGCGAGGGACCTATTCGCGATGGCGGTATTCTGCGCGATCGACGGTGAGGTGTCAGCCGCCTGGCGATTTCTGCGCAGGTCAGTCGCGACATCGCCCGCGCCCGTCCTGCGGTCGCCGAAACGGTGGGCGTTTGTCGGCGTGCTCATCTTGCAGACGATCCTGCCGCCGGCGGCGTTCGCACGGGTATTCGGCTTGCTCAATCGGATGTCGTTCCACCTGCAGCCAGGGCAGCCCTTCCACCAACTGGCTGACGTGCAGAGATGA
- a CDS encoding cytochrome P450 has product MATGFARPFALGPWTRQDFSPDQSRRLGSTFKTSQFLRPTACLVGLSAGSEFFRQHDDVLVSPPWSFGRFIPGGFLRHMPRERHAEAKQVLRLAMAREVYELHEAFIRDQFRQELARMAHASAGTGVPPRRHIQRAVFSIWVRLFFGIDPASAERARLKTLYRVIDIRNPSSASDRQIRSAVAEIVAIARAHTADGHSPGAGAGSFLEALARSSPASVDDPTIMGNLAYILHTTWADVSGLLQWIARMLTDHGQWADRLRLPAHADSAHEGGALSLSTRVVMETLRLEQSEYLYRATTSDISHGGMVIPKGWLVRLCVRESHQDPAVFEHAQTFDPDRFLHRSFTRREYAPFGAGLRHACLGEDLTKTVGGIFAEELARGYHWQSVADGPAEHSAWRHWRPSSAWRIVLTPRGGSA; this is encoded by the coding sequence ATGGCCACCGGGTTCGCTCGGCCCTTTGCGCTGGGTCCATGGACCCGGCAGGATTTTTCTCCCGACCAGAGTCGGCGCCTGGGAAGTACCTTCAAGACCAGTCAGTTTCTGCGACCAACCGCCTGCCTGGTCGGTTTGTCTGCAGGGTCGGAGTTTTTCCGCCAGCACGACGATGTGTTGGTGTCGCCGCCGTGGTCGTTTGGCCGGTTCATCCCAGGTGGATTCCTCCGTCACATGCCCCGCGAGCGCCACGCCGAGGCCAAACAGGTGCTTCGCCTTGCGATGGCGCGCGAGGTGTACGAGTTGCACGAGGCCTTCATCCGCGACCAGTTTCGCCAGGAACTGGCGCGCATGGCACACGCGTCTGCCGGCACCGGCGTGCCGCCTCGCCGCCATATCCAGCGCGCAGTGTTTTCGATCTGGGTGCGTCTGTTCTTCGGAATCGATCCCGCGAGCGCGGAACGCGCTCGATTGAAGACGCTCTACAGGGTCATCGACATCCGGAATCCCTCGAGCGCGTCCGACCGCCAGATTCGGAGTGCGGTGGCGGAGATCGTCGCGATCGCGCGCGCACACACAGCCGACGGGCATTCGCCAGGCGCTGGCGCTGGCAGTTTCCTGGAGGCGCTGGCCCGCAGCAGCCCCGCTTCCGTGGACGACCCGACGATCATGGGAAACCTCGCATACATCCTGCACACCACGTGGGCTGACGTGTCGGGCCTGCTCCAGTGGATCGCGCGGATGCTGACCGACCACGGCCAGTGGGCCGACCGGCTTCGGCTGCCGGCGCACGCCGATTCCGCCCACGAGGGCGGCGCGCTGTCCTTGTCCACGCGGGTTGTGATGGAGACGCTGCGGCTCGAGCAGAGCGAGTACTTGTACCGCGCGACCACCAGCGACATTTCGCACGGCGGCATGGTCATCCCGAAAGGCTGGCTCGTACGGCTCTGCGTACGCGAGAGTCACCAGGACCCTGCGGTGTTTGAGCATGCGCAGACCTTCGACCCCGATCGGTTTCTGCACCGGTCGTTCACGCGCCGCGAATATGCGCCTTTTGGCGCGGGCCTGCGCCATGCGTGTCTTGGCGAGGACCTGACAAAGACGGTCGGTGGCATCTTCGCCGAGGAACTCGCGCGCGGGTACCACTGGCAATCCGTTGCCGATGGCCCTGCCGAACACAGCGCGTGGCGTCATTGGCGACCGTCGTCGGCATGGCGCATTGTCCTCACGCCTCGTGGTGGAAGCGCGTGA
- a CDS encoding DegT/DnrJ/EryC1/StrS family aminotransferase, whose translation MISVLGSHMGSEELAEIQDCLERQWPGPGPKSATFEAEFCQYRGLPNLVVVNSGSSALYLATTLLALPPGSDIIVPSFTWVSCAHSILLAGHRPVFCDVDLDTQNVTADTIAEVMTPATRAIMVVHYAGLPVQLQPVIALGLPIIEDAAHAVASMLAGRPCGGIGDIGVFSYDAVKNLAMGEGGAVTSRHQALADRARLLRYCGVVKSGFDAANTAHPRWWEHEICAVFPKLLVSDLNAAVGLAQLRKLDALQARRKRIWDIYQKEFADLDWLRRPSEAGPADRHSYFTYLVRIPNRDRSARTLYQQGIYTTLRYHPLHLNPIFDTKVSLPNTERLGADALNLPLHPRLTDDEVATIVAAVRTLPASW comes from the coding sequence ATGATTTCAGTCCTGGGATCCCACATGGGCAGCGAGGAGCTTGCCGAGATTCAGGATTGCCTGGAACGGCAATGGCCGGGTCCTGGTCCGAAGTCTGCGACGTTTGAGGCGGAGTTCTGCCAGTATCGCGGGCTGCCCAACCTGGTCGTGGTCAACAGCGGATCGAGTGCGCTCTACCTGGCCACCACCCTGCTGGCTCTGCCCCCGGGCTCCGACATCATCGTGCCTTCGTTCACGTGGGTGTCATGCGCGCACAGCATTCTCCTGGCGGGCCATCGCCCGGTGTTCTGCGACGTCGATCTGGACACGCAGAACGTGACTGCCGACACGATCGCCGAGGTGATGACGCCGGCGACCAGGGCCATCATGGTGGTGCACTACGCCGGCCTGCCGGTCCAGTTGCAGCCAGTGATCGCCCTCGGACTGCCGATCATCGAAGACGCTGCGCATGCCGTGGCCTCGATGCTGGCCGGCCGGCCGTGCGGCGGTATCGGGGACATCGGGGTCTTCAGCTACGACGCGGTCAAGAACCTGGCCATGGGCGAGGGCGGGGCAGTGACCTCGCGCCACCAGGCTCTGGCCGATCGCGCCCGACTGCTGCGCTACTGCGGCGTGGTCAAGTCGGGGTTCGACGCGGCCAACACCGCCCACCCACGATGGTGGGAACATGAGATTTGTGCGGTGTTTCCGAAGCTGCTGGTCTCAGACCTGAATGCGGCTGTGGGCCTGGCGCAGTTGCGCAAGCTCGATGCGCTGCAGGCGCGGCGCAAGCGCATCTGGGACATCTACCAGAAGGAGTTTGCAGACCTCGACTGGCTGCGCCGCCCGAGCGAGGCCGGTCCCGCCGACCGGCACTCGTACTTCACATACCTGGTGCGCATCCCCAACAGGGACCGGTCGGCACGCACGCTGTACCAGCAGGGGATCTACACCACGTTGCGCTATCACCCGCTGCACCTCAACCCGATTTTCGACACGAAGGTCAGTCTTCCCAACACCGAGCGACTCGGCGCCGACGCGTTGAACCTGCCCCTGCATCCACGGCTGACTGACGACGAGGTCGCCACGATCGTGGCGGCGGTCCGGACCCTGCCCGCGTCCTGGTGA
- a CDS encoding DUF72 domain-containing protein, giving the protein MSIRVGTSGWNYPTGNGTWNGVFYPARRPRGFDELRYYAEHFDIVEVNSTFYRMPDPGLVGKWIGRTPADFEFAIKLFQKFTHPDMYLARAGVKDWSLSLGDVRNWPFAPRRVSTT; this is encoded by the coding sequence ATGAGCATCCGCGTCGGCACCTCCGGCTGGAACTACCCCACGGGCAACGGCACGTGGAATGGGGTGTTCTATCCTGCGCGGCGGCCGCGCGGGTTTGATGAATTGCGCTACTACGCCGAGCATTTCGACATCGTTGAAGTGAACTCGACCTTCTACCGGATGCCGGATCCGGGATTGGTCGGCAAGTGGATCGGCCGCACACCGGCGGACTTCGAGTTCGCGATCAAGTTGTTTCAGAAGTTCACGCACCCGGACATGTATCTGGCCCGAGCCGGGGTGAAGGATTGGAGTCTGTCGCTGGGCGACGTGAGGAACTGGCCCTTCGCGCCCCGGCGAGTCTCGACGACCTGA
- a CDS encoding HRDC domain-containing protein — protein sequence MESVAGRREELALRAPASLDDLIAIPGMTPGQVHRHGRGLLSAIQRGLHAPAPPAPIIEVPPDDVLARYDRLHQWRKTRANARGVESDVILPRTTLRDLSQRPPRTLADLAEIADFGPRRRELYGVEILAVVSEG from the coding sequence TTGGAGTCTGTCGCTGGGCGACGTGAGGAACTGGCCCTTCGCGCCCCGGCGAGTCTCGACGACCTGATCGCGATTCCCGGCATGACGCCCGGCCAGGTCCATCGCCATGGGCGGGGGCTGCTGTCGGCCATCCAGCGAGGGCTGCACGCGCCCGCCCCGCCCGCGCCGATCATCGAGGTGCCACCAGACGATGTGCTGGCTCGATACGACCGTCTGCATCAGTGGCGAAAGACGCGCGCGAATGCGCGCGGCGTGGAATCGGACGTCATCCTGCCTCGCACAACCCTCCGCGACCTGTCGCAGCGTCCACCGCGCACCCTGGCCGATCTGGCCGAGATTGCCGACTTTGGCCCGCGGCGGCGGGAGTTGTACGGGGTGGAGATTCTGGCGGTCGTGTCTGAAGGATGA
- a CDS encoding ABC transporter ATP-binding protein produces the protein MSEPLQNSAGWRETFQRVRWAFGICRTTRPRLYVAAWANALAATVFPAGTALAIRGLVNAVSQGLAGASTFRPETVYLWLLLAFAMTMGIVVTGSATRYLARRFEIELLHRLRLDILRHSAAAPFARFEEPLFHDALRRAQESPEIHVAHCLAYTLDLMSRGVQIVSLAAILFVIEPLLFVLLVPVGIPYLLFQWRLSRRQFQEVDARIKSQRWIEYYAGRLSSQEQAAEIKLGGLAPLFLDRARVLMAGFREVLAKYQRFEFAGNLVFALVSVVAIYLAMSRAAFAIVGGRLTIGDLAIYGSAATQLRSMVEGSILLMAGLRWDLLHVGNLRAFLALPIDAPRRLGERRVPFSGRIAFRDVTFTYPGADTPTLVNLSFAIEPGETVALVGDNGAGKTTIAKLVTGLHEPTGGAVLFDDVSAREIDPSFLRSQVTCLFQNFGRYDATVADNIAFGDWERLQGDDAGIEAVARAAGVDDMVRAMPQGYHTLLGRTFGQYQPSGGQWQQLAIARAIARDAPILILDEPTANLDIDTEYQLFLRYRALAEGRTILLISHRFSTVRMADRILVLDGGQVVESGSHEELIQVGGRYAALYDLHRRHLGVT, from the coding sequence ATGAGCGAACCCCTCCAGAACAGCGCGGGATGGCGCGAAACCTTTCAACGCGTGCGATGGGCATTCGGGATCTGCCGGACGACACGCCCCAGGCTGTATGTCGCAGCGTGGGCCAACGCGCTGGCCGCCACCGTCTTTCCGGCAGGCACGGCACTCGCCATCCGCGGACTGGTCAACGCTGTCAGCCAGGGCCTGGCGGGCGCAAGCACCTTCCGGCCGGAGACCGTCTACCTCTGGCTGTTGCTGGCTTTCGCAATGACGATGGGCATCGTGGTCACGGGGTCGGCCACGCGGTATCTCGCACGGCGCTTCGAGATTGAGCTGCTCCATCGCCTTCGGCTGGACATCCTGCGGCACAGCGCCGCAGCGCCCTTTGCCCGCTTCGAAGAACCGCTCTTCCATGATGCTCTCCGTCGCGCGCAGGAGAGTCCCGAGATACATGTCGCGCACTGCCTGGCGTACACCCTCGACCTGATGTCCCGGGGCGTCCAGATCGTGTCGCTGGCGGCGATCCTGTTTGTGATTGAGCCTCTGCTGTTCGTGCTGCTGGTCCCGGTCGGAATCCCCTACCTGCTATTTCAGTGGCGGCTGTCGCGACGGCAGTTCCAGGAAGTTGACGCGCGGATCAAGAGCCAGCGCTGGATCGAGTACTACGCCGGACGCCTGAGCAGCCAGGAACAGGCTGCCGAGATCAAGTTGGGCGGTCTCGCCCCGTTGTTTCTTGACCGGGCTCGTGTGCTGATGGCCGGGTTTCGCGAGGTGCTGGCGAAGTATCAACGGTTCGAGTTTGCTGGCAACCTCGTGTTTGCTCTCGTGTCGGTCGTGGCGATCTATCTCGCGATGAGCCGCGCGGCTTTTGCGATTGTCGGGGGCCGACTGACGATTGGCGACCTCGCGATCTACGGCAGCGCCGCCACCCAACTGCGCTCCATGGTCGAGGGCAGCATCCTGCTCATGGCCGGCCTGCGGTGGGATCTGCTGCATGTGGGCAATCTGCGTGCATTCCTCGCCCTGCCGATTGATGCCCCACGGCGGTTGGGAGAACGGCGCGTGCCCTTTTCCGGCCGCATTGCGTTTCGCGACGTGACCTTCACCTATCCGGGAGCTGACACGCCGACATTGGTGAACCTGTCGTTCGCGATTGAACCCGGAGAGACAGTCGCTCTGGTTGGAGACAACGGCGCCGGCAAAACCACTATCGCCAAGTTGGTCACGGGCCTCCATGAACCCACAGGCGGTGCGGTGTTGTTCGACGACGTCAGCGCCCGGGAGATCGACCCGAGTTTCCTTCGGAGCCAGGTGACCTGCCTGTTCCAGAATTTCGGCCGGTACGACGCGACCGTCGCCGACAACATCGCATTCGGGGACTGGGAACGTCTGCAGGGTGACGATGCGGGGATTGAGGCGGTGGCGCGCGCGGCCGGTGTCGATGACATGGTGCGCGCCATGCCGCAGGGCTACCACACACTGCTCGGCCGGACATTCGGCCAATACCAGCCTTCGGGGGGGCAGTGGCAGCAACTGGCGATCGCCAGGGCCATCGCCCGCGACGCCCCGATCCTGATCCTCGATGAGCCGACTGCAAATCTGGACATCGACACCGAATACCAGCTATTCCTGCGTTACCGGGCGCTGGCCGAAGGTCGAACGATCCTGCTGATTTCGCACCGCTTCTCGACCGTGCGCATGGCGGACCGCATCCTGGTGCTTGATGGAGGCCAGGTGGTTGAGAGCGGTTCGCACGAGGAACTGATTCAGGTGGGCGGCCGCTACGCGGCGCTTTATGACTTGCACCGACGCCATCTGGGTGTGACGTGA
- a CDS encoding glycosyltransferase family 4 protein, with protein MTHIVLYTDMAGIYGAEQCTHALSLALSGAGYQVTVVQPYAEHHLVAERESKGITHRWLAPDNLWDYTHPARALTDRAEPERILAALDPDLVVFSDGAPVSSLSAKEVAAERGIPYLTIVHCVTASWAMAFSAHLPRLPEAFRRATGVIAVSKENLDLLHACFGLPAELGCVIHNGRPDRFFVEPSAAVRVQLREELQIPQDAVVCITVGRFDAVKGYQYQFEAFRILESSPVWPALHFVWVGGGPLETRLRQLTKLLKVDRAVHVLANRDDVPVLLDAADIFVLPSQFEGMPLAVLEAMAKGLPVIATAVSGIPEALGDSGWLLPNPRQNGAVAVQLAEAIACLAMDEDRRKALGRQCRDRAQALFREAPMMEKYLHLIQRALVPAR; from the coding sequence ATGACGCACATCGTGCTCTACACCGACATGGCCGGCATCTACGGCGCCGAACAGTGTACGCACGCGCTCAGCCTCGCACTGAGCGGCGCGGGCTACCAGGTCACTGTCGTCCAGCCGTACGCGGAACATCATCTCGTCGCTGAGCGTGAGTCGAAGGGCATCACCCATCGCTGGCTCGCGCCGGACAACTTGTGGGATTACACACACCCTGCTCGAGCGCTGACTGACCGTGCGGAGCCTGAACGCATTCTGGCCGCGCTGGACCCGGACCTCGTCGTCTTCAGCGACGGAGCGCCGGTGTCGAGCCTCTCGGCCAAGGAAGTGGCGGCCGAGCGAGGAATCCCGTATCTGACCATCGTTCACTGTGTCACGGCGTCATGGGCGATGGCGTTTTCGGCCCACCTGCCGCGCCTGCCAGAGGCCTTCCGGCGAGCCACCGGGGTGATCGCCGTCTCGAAGGAGAACCTCGACCTCTTGCACGCCTGCTTCGGCCTGCCCGCGGAGCTTGGTTGCGTCATCCACAATGGCCGGCCGGATCGGTTCTTTGTCGAGCCGTCGGCGGCGGTGCGCGTGCAGCTCCGCGAGGAGTTGCAGATCCCCCAGGACGCCGTTGTCTGCATCACGGTTGGGCGCTTCGACGCGGTAAAGGGCTATCAATACCAGTTTGAGGCGTTCCGAATACTCGAATCATCTCCCGTCTGGCCCGCGCTGCATTTTGTCTGGGTCGGTGGCGGGCCCCTGGAGACGCGGCTTCGGCAGCTGACGAAGCTGCTCAAGGTCGACCGCGCCGTTCACGTGCTTGCGAATCGCGACGATGTTCCGGTGCTGCTCGACGCCGCTGATATCTTTGTGCTGCCCTCGCAGTTCGAGGGCATGCCCCTGGCGGTGCTGGAGGCCATGGCGAAGGGCCTGCCGGTCATTGCCACCGCCGTCAGCGGCATCCCGGAGGCCCTCGGCGATTCCGGCTGGTTGCTCCCCAACCCGCGTCAGAATGGGGCCGTGGCTGTGCAGCTCGCCGAAGCCATCGCCTGTCTCGCGATGGATGAAGACCGTCGGAAGGCGCTTGGGCGGCAGTGCCGTGACCGCGCTCAGGCTCTCTTTCGTGAGGCACCGATGATGGAGAAGTATCTTCACTTGATCCAACGAGCATTGGTCCCTGCACGATGA
- a CDS encoding tetratricopeptide repeat protein: protein MSSVPEMSDADRESLLGLAWLDRGRDAIALTHLQRALALDAGHGEAHRQLAYWHVRRSDFRSAIDHLAMAVAARPSDGRLQEDWRLVRALAGLGHEPVDLPSHPEGRLKFRTRDDRAHHRSGWRDAMRSLHPLHNAEGVLFEGFIDEPFAIQHPRSGIRSGPGLLEALRRRTYDGRLTSEELHVVPFTEPWVGFLHNPPDMPRWFHYDKAPQTIFAKPVWHESLRHCRGLFTLSEYLANWLRQATGKPVSALIHPTVQPSVSFSFDRFLANPDKRIVQAGWWLRSLSAIYRLPLGSNPLGYRKLRLVPNFAAGADAHLRELLGRECTALGITVDPGVSDVETCAHIPNDAYDDLLAENIVFVELHDASANNTVVECIARATPLLINPLPAVVEYLGERYPLYYTDLADAAAKAMDVGRLRAAHEYLLGCDTRDKLDLGCFRRSVEASEVYQRL, encoded by the coding sequence ATGAGTTCTGTCCCTGAGATGAGCGACGCCGATCGCGAGAGCCTCCTGGGCCTGGCCTGGCTGGATCGAGGACGGGACGCCATCGCACTCACGCACCTGCAACGGGCGCTCGCCCTCGACGCCGGGCATGGGGAAGCACACCGCCAGTTGGCGTACTGGCACGTGCGGCGGAGCGACTTTCGGTCCGCGATTGACCATCTGGCGATGGCCGTCGCGGCCAGACCCTCGGATGGTCGCCTGCAGGAAGACTGGCGACTTGTGCGCGCATTGGCCGGACTGGGCCACGAGCCTGTCGACTTGCCGAGCCACCCTGAGGGAAGACTCAAGTTTCGGACCCGAGATGACCGGGCGCATCATCGAAGCGGCTGGCGCGATGCGATGCGATCCCTCCATCCGCTACACAACGCGGAGGGCGTCCTCTTCGAAGGATTCATCGATGAGCCCTTCGCGATACAGCACCCGCGCAGCGGCATTCGCAGCGGTCCTGGCCTTCTGGAGGCACTGCGACGTCGAACGTATGACGGGCGACTCACCTCGGAGGAACTCCATGTGGTGCCCTTCACGGAACCGTGGGTGGGGTTTCTGCATAACCCACCTGACATGCCGCGATGGTTTCACTACGACAAGGCGCCGCAGACCATCTTTGCCAAGCCGGTCTGGCACGAGAGCCTGCGGCACTGCCGGGGTCTCTTCACTCTCTCGGAATATCTGGCGAACTGGCTGAGGCAGGCCACCGGCAAGCCCGTCTCGGCGCTCATCCACCCCACCGTGCAGCCGTCTGTGTCATTCAGTTTCGATCGCTTTCTCGCCAATCCCGACAAGCGCATCGTCCAGGCCGGTTGGTGGCTGCGCAGCCTCAGTGCGATCTACCGCCTGCCGCTGGGGAGCAATCCGCTCGGCTATCGGAAGCTGCGCCTCGTGCCCAACTTCGCGGCGGGCGCCGACGCGCACCTGCGCGAACTGCTGGGCCGCGAATGCACCGCGCTCGGGATCACCGTGGACCCGGGTGTCAGCGACGTCGAGACGTGCGCACACATTCCCAACGACGCGTACGACGACCTGCTGGCCGAGAACATTGTCTTCGTTGAACTCCACGACGCGAGTGCCAATAACACCGTCGTCGAGTGCATCGCCCGCGCCACGCCGTTGCTCATCAATCCGCTTCCGGCCGTGGTGGAGTATCTGGGCGAGCGGTATCCGCTCTACTACACCGATCTGGCCGATGCGGCGGCCAAGGCGATGGATGTGGGCCGCCTGCGCGCCGCACACGAGTATCTGCTGGGCTGCGACACCAGGGATAAGCTGGACCTCGGCTGCTTCCGCCGGAGTGTCGAGGCGAGCGAGGTCTACCAGCGGCTATGA